The following is a genomic window from Episyrphus balteatus chromosome 1, idEpiBalt1.1, whole genome shotgun sequence.
ATTACCCTTTATATATCAatttcacacacaaaaaaaaattttatttaaattcaatttatatatatatatattttataatatcACTAACAAAAGTAATTTATGAAATGCatctttgattttgttttttcttttttattttattttttccgcCGAAAATGTTTTGATACCAGCGCTTGACTCTCTTTTTGTACAGCCAAATAATACAAAGAACTCAATTCATTTACAAATTCCAacaaatatcgttttttttttaatacttgttGAAAAGGAACTCAAAAATAACATCAAAAAGCTTATGTTGAACCAAAAGGAAGATACTTCTTCCAGAAAATGAATCCTTCCGAATTAAGAATGATGTGGATGAGTCAATACAATCCCGATCCACTGTCCCTCGAAGATGGCACCTCCTATTTAAGTCATCCATCCGTCGGACTCTCCGTAATGGACGATATCTCCCAACAATCCAATACAATGGACATGAATCCAATGATGAGTGTTGTTGGCGGAGAATATACTGGCCAAGAAACAACCTCCGAAGTTACATCTGTTACACAAGACATACAGCCTACAACAGCTTTAATTGTCCCACCAAATGCTAACGATATCTATGGGATATCGCAATTAGGTGGCATTCATCAAATTCTACAACAATCTTCTGGGTTTGAGGCTTATCCTCAAATGATTGACCAAGACGAGAGTATTGAACACTCTGACACACAATATGTTACTCAAGATTTCGATGCAATGGGCGAAAATAGAGACGATGTAGAAATCGCTGGCCTTACCACCAAACAACAAGTTATCAATATTGACGACTTTGTTTTAATGACCGATAGCAATTCATATGACGATACTGAATTGATTGGAATGGGAGATATAAAAACAGAGCTGACAGAAAGAGAAGCAGCAGCTCCAAATAAGTCAAGAAATCAAAGAAAATCGCGAAAGATTGAACCAGTCAATCGGCCGGGATTGGTATTAAAAACACCAATTGCTTACAAAGGAAACATTGATCCATCTGTTATACCAATTCAAAAAGATGGTATGGCAGTGTGTGAACGTTGTGGAGCTATAGGGGTTAAACACACCTTTTACACGAAATCCAGAAGATTCTGCAGCATGGCATGTGCCAGAGGTGAATTATTTTCACTTGTTTGCAACAAAATGATTGGCTCAACAAGTTCAGCAGCATTACCTTCCGGTTCGGAGGAAAGTATAATGAATCATGAAAGATCGGATAATATTGAATTGGCACTGAGAGTGTCTCATGTCAAAAATCCCGATTCGAATTATCGCTTTAAAATAACAGATCAATCTTTAACAACCCTTAATGATAATGAGCTAATGAATGTTCAAGATGAAGTCGTCGAGCAAGGAGATGCTGACGAAAGTTCTTCCAATCAAAAACTCTACATGTACCGCGATGCAATGCCTCTTGAGGATCTACctcaaataacaaaatacgaACAGCTTCCTTCTCCGTGTCCTCAAAGTGAGAAAATGTTCAGTATCCGTCGGAGACAATGCGAATCATTGGTTTCATATGATTGGACAGAACGATTATCTCACTCAGATTTTTATGTTGCATCGGTGAAATGCTTTCCCCATGCTCCGGGATATGATGTTTGggataaaattggtatcaataTGAAGGTAGAGGTGGAGAATACAGATTGCGACACAGACAAAGAAGTAGTACTGCCAGGACAGACACCTCAATCGTTCTGGGTGGCAACTATATTGGATATTTGTGGGTACAAAGCATTGATGCGATATGAAGGCTTTGATAATACTTCGCATGATTTTTGGGCAAATTTGTGTTCATCAGAGATGCATTCGATTGGATGGTGTGCTACTCGTGGCAAGCCTTTAATACCACCACGAACAATTGAAGGCAAATACAGTGACTGGAGAGACTTTTTAGTTGAGCGATTATCGGGAGCAAGAACACTTCCAtcgaatttttataataaagttAGCGAAAGTATGAATTCTAGATTCCGTCTTGGTTTGCATCTAGAATGTGTGGATAAGGATAAAATTTCACAAGTCAAACTGGCTATGGTCAGTAGAATTGTAGGCAAACGTCTGCTTGTTAGATATTTCGATTGCGATGATGGTTTTTGGTGTCATGAAGATTCACCCATAATACATCCAGTTGGTTGGGCAACAACAGTTGGACATAATTTGGCTGCTCCTCAAGATTATTTAGAACGAATGTTGGCTGGGAGGGAACAAATGATTGAAGTGCATGATGATGATGCAACTATTGAGctgtttaaaatgaattttacatttGAAGAGTATTTTATTGATGGAAAAACTAATGGTTTCATGGAAGGAATGAAAATGGAAGCTGTTGATCCATTGAATCTATCAGCTATATGTGCTGCAACTGTAATGGcagttttgaaatttggttACATGATGATTCGAATTGATTCGTATCAGCCAGATGCAACAGGTTCCGATTGGTTTTGTTATCATGAAAAATCTCCAAGTATTTTTCCAGTTGGTTTTTGCGAGACACATGGCATAAGTTTGACCCCACCGAATGGTTATGATCCGAAGACATTCAATTGGATGACATATTTGGAAGAAACACAAAGTGTAGCTGCTGATGAACATTTATTTCATCGTGTTGTACCGAATCATGGATTTAAAGTTGGCATGAGCGTCGAGTGTGCTGATTTAATGGATCCACGTTTGGTATGCGTTGCTTCAGTTGCCAGAGTTGTTGGACGTTTacttaaaattcattttgatgGTTGGACAGAGGAATATGATCAGTGGCTTGATTGTGAGTCACCGGATGTTTATCCAGTTGGTTGGTGTGTTATGGTTGGCCATAAGTTAGAAGGTCCACCGATTCAAGCACAAATATCGCCGAAAATCgcaacaaaaccaaaacaaaagagaaagagaaaaaagattgttgCTAGTAAGAATTTGGTTGTACGGCCAATTTCGATTAAAAGAGAAGGGCAGGGTAGTAATCAGTGTGGTGGCGGGCAGAGAAATTTTTCATCAGAACGTTTGGGTATACCACTTGAAATGAAAACAGAACCATCGTATTATGAAGAAGAAGTTGATGAGGAAGAATTAGAGGACGATTCATCGAGACAATCAAATCGTTCAACACCTGTAGCTACATCAACCGAACATCAACTTGGTGgtggtgaaaaaataaaaataacttcaacTGAGAATGTAATTGCCTTGAATGTTAATCATAATACAAATTCACCAGtcccaccaccaccaccaattgAGAATACTACAACTACAAGTAGCATTGGAAATTCAACTGTCACGCAGAGCAAGTACATTCCACGTCTAATTAATGTTGCACATGATCCTTTGTCTAGCCAGGCCAGTGGTCAACTTATGCCAGAGACATGGAATGTTAGCGATGTTTCTCAATTTCTGCGTGTGAACGATTGCATTGTACATTGCGATATATTTAGTCAGAATAAAATCGATGGTAGACGCCTTTTGCATTTAACCAAGgatgaaattataaaattgcTAGGAATGAAGGTTGGTCCTGCTTTGAAAATTTTCGACTTGATACAACAGCTCAAATGTAAAATGAGCCCCAGCAAATCCAAACTATTAAGggcaaataaattatttttatagtaCCTTTATGTATcgtttatttgaataaaaaaaaaaacattgattcaTATAAGTTTTaaccttttactttttttttattaattactgAATACAGTCTAGTTATTAAGAGaacatcatttttaaaaatacaaaacaaacattatattgatataagttt
Proteins encoded in this region:
- the LOC129905190 gene encoding polycomb protein Sfmbt-like: MNPSELRMMWMSQYNPDPLSLEDGTSYLSHPSVGLSVMDDISQQSNTMDMNPMMSVVGGEYTGQETTSEVTSVTQDIQPTTALIVPPNANDIYGISQLGGIHQILQQSSGFEAYPQMIDQDESIEHSDTQYVTQDFDAMGENRDDVEIAGLTTKQQVINIDDFVLMTDSNSYDDTELIGMGDIKTELTEREAAAPNKSRNQRKSRKIEPVNRPGLVLKTPIAYKGNIDPSVIPIQKDGMAVCERCGAIGVKHTFYTKSRRFCSMACARGELFSLVCNKMIGSTSSAALPSGSEESIMNHERSDNIELALRVSHVKNPDSNYRFKITDQSLTTLNDNELMNVQDEVVEQGDADESSSNQKLYMYRDAMPLEDLPQITKYEQLPSPCPQSEKMFSIRRRQCESLVSYDWTERLSHSDFYVASVKCFPHAPGYDVWDKIGINMKVEVENTDCDTDKEVVLPGQTPQSFWVATILDICGYKALMRYEGFDNTSHDFWANLCSSEMHSIGWCATRGKPLIPPRTIEGKYSDWRDFLVERLSGARTLPSNFYNKVSESMNSRFRLGLHLECVDKDKISQVKLAMVSRIVGKRLLVRYFDCDDGFWCHEDSPIIHPVGWATTVGHNLAAPQDYLERMLAGREQMIEVHDDDATIELFKMNFTFEEYFIDGKTNGFMEGMKMEAVDPLNLSAICAATVMAVLKFGYMMIRIDSYQPDATGSDWFCYHEKSPSIFPVGFCETHGISLTPPNGYDPKTFNWMTYLEETQSVAADEHLFHRVVPNHGFKVGMSVECADLMDPRLVCVASVARVVGRLLKIHFDGWTEEYDQWLDCESPDVYPVGWCVMVGHKLEGPPIQAQISPKIATKPKQKRKRKKIVASKNLVVRPISIKREGQGSNQCGGGQRNFSSERLGIPLEMKTEPSYYEEEVDEEELEDDSSRQSNRSTPVATSTEHQLGGGEKIKITSTENVIALNVNHNTNSPVPPPPPIENTTTTSSIGNSTVTQSKYIPRLINVAHDPLSSQASGQLMPETWNVSDVSQFLRVNDCIVHCDIFSQNKIDGRRLLHLTKDEIIKLLGMKVGPALKIFDLIQQLKCKMSPSKSKLLRANKLFL